One Streptomyces sp. ML-6 genomic region harbors:
- a CDS encoding Uma2 family endonuclease, translating to MAVVEESVLTQEVFEDLARHAIRAEEALRLEFVNGKMGVKAVPDGDHGRIIAWLTQICMQSGPGNWLFAGQGLRIETYRRGNARPDGVLAPLDTFVGQGEWADPAGVLMVVEVTSYDEDTDRRDRVEKPRAYAETGIPVYLLIDRDTCEVKVHSQPDGVRYEQVVTVPYGKTVELPDPVGIELDTEPLKSWAR from the coding sequence ATGGCCGTGGTTGAGGAGAGTGTGCTGACCCAGGAGGTCTTCGAGGACCTCGCCCGCCACGCCATACGCGCGGAAGAAGCGCTGCGTCTGGAGTTCGTGAACGGGAAAATGGGGGTCAAGGCAGTGCCGGACGGGGACCACGGGCGGATCATTGCCTGGCTGACGCAGATCTGTATGCAGTCGGGGCCGGGCAATTGGCTCTTTGCCGGGCAGGGGCTGCGCATCGAGACGTACCGCAGGGGCAACGCTCGTCCGGATGGAGTGCTCGCTCCGCTCGACACCTTCGTCGGCCAGGGCGAATGGGCCGACCCCGCCGGTGTCCTGATGGTCGTCGAGGTCACCTCGTACGACGAGGACACCGACCGCCGGGACCGGGTCGAGAAGCCGCGCGCGTACGCCGAGACCGGCATTCCCGTCTACCTGCTCATCGACCGCGACACCTGTGAGGTCAAGGTGCACTCGCAGCCCGACGGGGTGCGGTACGAGCAGGTGGTGACCGTGCCCTACGGGAAGACCGTCGAGCTGCCCGACCCGGTGGGCATCGAGCTGGACACCGAACCCTTGAAGAGCTGGGCCCGCTGA
- a CDS encoding amidase domain-containing protein has product MRMHTSHRRILVPALTTALLSVGTVAAADAAARPSTPPDSDRLSRLAERYLQQRADAVTTNPVRLRPADVLSAATGPMRAELQHDLAALARKGNTYKKADGGYTHAEVDVTVLGTTIHGSSATSRIIENGRLRLPFTAAEVADGAPEYEEYSVPHTLTFTRDTSGAWLLAKDRAEVDGGPVPSTQIADPVDAPAPDSENEGDKGTPSATTEPPSGSVDPRIVPAAKASATASYNYSAMVRYANKYWKKPNSNYRTYGNDCTNFISQVMRAGGWKATSGSFASRKNNKKWFYASHTWTTSYTWAGAENWYWFAVKHSKRTKSLDNVWKLVSADVLQANWKPRKDDIIDHTMVVTKLYKGTPYLTYHTGNTHNKSLRKLLADHPNAAWYAHRT; this is encoded by the coding sequence ATGCGCATGCATACGTCACACAGACGCATCCTCGTCCCGGCATTGACCACAGCGCTGCTGTCCGTCGGCACCGTCGCGGCGGCGGATGCTGCGGCCCGCCCCTCGACACCACCGGATTCAGACCGTCTCTCCCGGTTGGCCGAGCGCTACTTGCAGCAGCGCGCCGATGCGGTGACGACGAACCCGGTGCGGTTGCGTCCGGCTGACGTCCTGTCGGCGGCCACGGGGCCGATGAGGGCAGAACTGCAGCACGACCTCGCCGCGCTGGCCCGAAAAGGAAACACCTACAAGAAGGCCGACGGAGGTTACACGCACGCCGAGGTCGACGTGACCGTGCTCGGCACGACAATCCACGGGAGCTCCGCGACCTCACGCATCATCGAGAACGGCCGTCTCCGTCTGCCGTTCACCGCGGCCGAGGTCGCCGACGGGGCTCCGGAGTACGAGGAGTACTCGGTCCCCCACACGCTGACGTTCACCCGGGACACGTCCGGTGCATGGCTGCTGGCAAAGGACAGGGCGGAGGTCGATGGCGGGCCCGTGCCGAGCACTCAGATCGCCGACCCCGTCGACGCCCCGGCTCCGGATTCGGAGAACGAAGGCGACAAGGGCACGCCCTCCGCGACAACCGAACCGCCCAGTGGCTCGGTCGATCCGAGAATCGTCCCTGCCGCCAAGGCTTCCGCGACCGCCTCGTACAACTACAGCGCCATGGTGCGCTACGCCAACAAGTACTGGAAGAAGCCGAACAGCAACTACCGCACCTACGGGAACGACTGCACGAATTTCATCTCCCAGGTGATGCGGGCCGGCGGCTGGAAGGCGACCTCCGGTAGCTTCGCCAGCCGCAAGAACAACAAGAAGTGGTTCTACGCAAGCCACACCTGGACCACCAGCTATACGTGGGCCGGCGCCGAGAACTGGTACTGGTTCGCGGTGAAACACTCGAAACGGACCAAGTCACTCGACAACGTCTGGAAGCTCGTTTCCGCCGATGTGCTCCAGGCCAACTGGAAGCCCCGGAAGGACGACATCATCGATCACACCATGGTCGTCACCAAACTCTACAAAGGCACTCCATACCTCACGTATCACACGGGAAACACCCACAACAAGAGCCTTCGCAAGCTGCTCGCCGACCACCCGAACGCTGCCTGGTACGCGCACCGGACCTGA
- a CDS encoding L,D-transpeptidase family protein — MSVYRPSAVRRPPYAVHLGACAAALLLLTACGNSSDTAAAPDGPAAGASATASSGVAGPQGDGVRKRAAPGPRAPIVRPREIPALGPRTRASIPADAKQVLVVTGEDYDSSRSSAVLYSRDNPALGWQPVTSRWPAHNALNGWTDEHREGDLRSPVGVYGLTYGGGLLDPPETAFPYHQDPLFSVSGEGFEGESLEGSFDYVVAVDYNRVPGVTPLDPERPLGQERGGGIWIHVDHGGPTQGCISLPEDRMRELLSSLDPAKKPVVVMGDAEALER; from the coding sequence GTGTCCGTGTACCGACCGTCGGCCGTCCGGCGTCCCCCGTACGCCGTCCACCTCGGCGCCTGTGCTGCCGCGTTGCTGCTGCTCACGGCCTGCGGCAACTCCTCCGACACCGCCGCCGCCCCCGACGGCCCCGCCGCCGGGGCGAGTGCCACGGCGTCCAGCGGTGTCGCGGGCCCGCAGGGCGACGGGGTACGGAAACGGGCCGCCCCCGGGCCGCGCGCGCCGATCGTCCGGCCGCGCGAGATCCCCGCGCTGGGGCCGAGAACCCGGGCCTCGATCCCGGCGGACGCCAAGCAGGTGCTCGTCGTCACCGGGGAGGACTACGACTCCAGCCGGTCCAGCGCGGTCCTCTACAGCCGCGACAACCCGGCTCTCGGCTGGCAGCCCGTCACGTCCCGCTGGCCGGCCCACAACGCCCTGAACGGCTGGACCGACGAACACCGGGAGGGCGACCTCCGTTCCCCGGTCGGCGTCTATGGGCTGACGTACGGGGGCGGCCTGCTCGATCCGCCCGAGACGGCGTTCCCCTACCACCAGGACCCGTTGTTCTCGGTGAGCGGCGAGGGGTTCGAGGGCGAGTCGCTCGAAGGGTCCTTCGACTACGTCGTCGCCGTCGACTACAACCGCGTCCCCGGCGTCACCCCCCTGGACCCGGAGCGTCCGCTCGGCCAGGAGCGCGGCGGCGGCATCTGGATCCACGTCGACCACGGCGGCCCGACCCAGGGCTGCATCTCGCTCCCCGAGGACCGGATGCGGGAACTCCTGAGCAGCCTCGACCCGGCGAAGAAGCCCGTCGTCGTGATGGGCGACGCGGAGGCCCTGGAGCGGTGA